In a single window of the Gossypium hirsutum isolate 1008001.06 chromosome A13, Gossypium_hirsutum_v2.1, whole genome shotgun sequence genome:
- the LOC121203560 gene encoding mitochondrial outer membrane protein porin 2, producing MANNSHQRKKKRSKTSKRHKQQEPAGPRRFSEFGKASRQGRRSTANVGAQYKYKNAAVEVNFDTKSSIATTLSFGGEILPSTNVNASLRLPEYGSSQLNLKFQQSFRNATLSISVGLNQSPDILLSATIGTSSIAFGIESKYKTTSRSFGRLDAGISVTNPSRDASIILAEKGDLLRLAYAHRFGQSRKISAVAEVTRRLSNNKNSLAVGVSCIADKLTTVKATLNNRGKLQALLVQKIKPNSSLNISAEFNMKALDKIPRIGLALALRL from the exons ACCAGAGGAAAAAGAAGAGAAGCAAAACAAGCAAAAGACACAAGCAGCAAGAACCAGCTGGACCAAGACGTTTCTCTGAGTTTGGGAA GGCTTCTAGACAGGGAAGGCGATCGACCGCAAACGTTGGAGCACAGTATAAGTATAAAAATGCTGCAGTTGAAGTGAACTTTGATACAAAATCAAGT ATTGCAACAACACTCTCCTTTGGGGGAGAGATTTTGCCATCCACGAATGTCAATGCTTCGTTGAGATTACCCGAGTACGGTTCCAGCCAG CTCAACCTCAAATTCCAGCAATCCTTTAGAAATGCTACTTTATCCATCTCTGTTGGCCTAAACCAATCCCCTGACATATTGCTTTCAGCAACTATTGGCACTTCAAGCATTGCATTCGGCATTGAGTCGAAGTATAAGACCACTTCTCGTAGTTTCGGTCGGTTGGATGCAGGCATTTCCGTCACTAACCCGAGTCGTGACGCTTCAATCATACT TGCCGAAAAGGGTGACCTTCTAAGACTAGCATATGCGCATCGTTTCGGCCAGTCGAGGAAGATTTCCGCCGTTGCGGAGGTCACTAGGAGGTTATCCAACAACAAGAATTCCCTTGCTGTCGGAGTGTCGTGCATTGCGGATAAACTAACAACAGTGAAAGCAACGCTAAACAACCGGGGAAAGCTTCAAGCCCTCCTTGTTCAAAAAATCAAACCGAACTCGAGTCTGAATATTTCGGCCGAATTCAATATGAAAGCTTTAGACAAGATCCCCAGAATAGGATTGGCTCTTGCCCTCAGGCTGTGA